In Chryseobacterium turcicum, a single window of DNA contains:
- a CDS encoding plasmid mobilization protein has product MKNEFIKIRVSRIEKKVIEKKSNKAGLSVSEFIRRLAFEKELKSRLSEEEIECYKSLSKYADNFRRISNLFNLGDVTGMKQETMEAGRLIREHLKKFQ; this is encoded by the coding sequence ATGAAAAATGAATTTATAAAAATAAGGGTATCTCGAATTGAAAAGAAAGTTATTGAAAAAAAATCTAATAAAGCCGGGCTTTCAGTTTCTGAATTTATACGTCGTTTAGCTTTTGAAAAAGAATTGAAAAGTCGGCTTAGTGAAGAAGAAATAGAATGCTATAAATCGCTTTCAAAGTATGCGGATAATTTTAGAAGAATCTCAAATCTTTTTAACCTCGGGGATGTTACCGGAATGAAACAGGAAACCATGGAAGCTGGAAGATTAATTCGTGAACATTTGAAGAAGTTTCAATAA
- a CDS encoding ABC-three component system middle component 1, whose translation MEKYLEYSKEIINQLKEKYKTCDFQFRLEKSNVKVSVFFVLTNSSNLSEENLWENISKEIALKYQSKLETVYEKWNLYIIYVTIDITSKELKNKIENDKFSSRKIVEDSYDREFNDYEANRLIVKHITNSDLKEIVEATQEVTISAYIPKNEKLWKLLSDEEKLIGDRKAQEAFIKKINTI comes from the coding sequence ATGGAAAAGTATTTGGAATATAGTAAGGAAATCATAAATCAATTAAAAGAAAAATACAAAACTTGTGATTTTCAATTTCGTCTAGAAAAATCTAATGTAAAAGTATCTGTATTTTTTGTATTGACAAATAGTTCTAATCTTTCTGAAGAAAACCTTTGGGAAAATATTTCAAAGGAAATTGCATTAAAATATCAATCTAAATTAGAAACAGTGTATGAAAAGTGGAACCTCTACATCATATATGTGACTATTGATATAACTTCCAAAGAACTCAAAAACAAAATTGAGAATGATAAATTTTCAAGTAGAAAGATTGTAGAGGATTCTTATGATAGAGAATTTAATGATTATGAGGCGAATCGTTTAATTGTAAAACACATTACTAACTCAGATTTAAAAGAAATTGTAGAAGCAACTCAAGAAGTCACTATTTCAGCATACATACCAAAGAATGAAAAACTTTGGAAACTGTTGTCAGATGAGGAAAAACTTATTGGTGACAGGAAAGCTCAAGAAGCATTCATTAAAAAAATAAATACAATATGA
- a CDS encoding AAA family ATPase, with product MKIKSVKITGFRAFEKVEDATFDFTKGGEIMNFASIYAPNGFGKTSFYDAVEWGITHKIQRFDRMVDFEKVRKDNDAPLLLNKASLLGEVSIETNLKPFKNVINKRKKYDYKAIAENEYFQKQFLSQDLIDAFLKEEKADKRYETFLEIDENLKKYDSVYKKINILLGYISDQRQELVKRKGDEEKKLQGEIDFDQEFKKFDEINEVIRSLKKESENLDIIDQNTFNQSSYDNLSRNIDVRLLLLKDDLEKSKSRIINIILARDGEESEDNKLNGGVLSYLDNKSRIVKLDEEIKELDKIIKWFKDQEKVTNEFNVTEENLKIQQNKLERALNIEKQFETFLSIQKEIDNLDKDIVGLKDNLLTSEREKSDAEKDKNDKVIKFNDVKKSLENNQSKLNNIPTQKKQFELASQTIVDSQKVIDDLIKSITTEEKKQNDLKIILDEFGYYENKINDDIELLLEFKLFDEHKELVTHYINEKKNLEKLKKDIQEIQFKIDSQNQLNKELNDFINSGLELVNKSKSSDCPLCNHKYDTFEKLSENILSNKLLDGQLKRYLEQKVEIEWKINNLVTELSVAKENIENFLSSIKQPYLSNFRNAQNTIGKLDSDRKIYSEKLNSNQSILSGINLLLEDSKTFDELAAKIQNDIAKTDNQIVELSGEIKKNDEILLEKETLIKSTTEKLEISENNLLKHQSSNEHKDVREYFIGELNSNNIEKSKLLESISNINATLNNLTDKKASFKKSLEELMLKLSNHTLLKEEYIKKAQELDDAKRIILRVYESYENFILSEFGMKISDKDKSQIEAAFLDLIGKQKEVEIQVEYKIEKYKILKILNDACIKATESKRVKDEIDRINSSLKELGSADEELNNEKETLKTYLKDTIEAYFYTTLINAIYRKIDPHPDYKEIEFECDFGEIKPRLQIYTKDSKGIKSIPSLYFSTAQVNILSLSIFLTRALKTTDNEGNSVDCIFIDDPIQSMDSINILSFIDLFRGITLSLDKQLIVSTHEENFHLLLKKKIPSELFKSKFLEFETFGKLKSF from the coding sequence ATGAAAATCAAAAGCGTAAAAATTACTGGTTTCAGAGCATTTGAAAAAGTAGAAGATGCCACTTTTGATTTTACAAAAGGTGGTGAAATAATGAATTTCGCTTCTATATACGCTCCAAATGGTTTTGGTAAAACCTCTTTCTACGATGCTGTTGAATGGGGAATTACTCATAAAATTCAGCGTTTCGATAGAATGGTTGATTTCGAAAAAGTAAGGAAAGATAATGATGCTCCTTTGTTGTTGAATAAAGCATCTCTATTAGGAGAAGTATCAATAGAGACTAATTTAAAGCCTTTTAAAAATGTTATTAATAAACGTAAGAAATATGATTATAAAGCGATAGCCGAAAATGAATATTTTCAAAAGCAATTCTTATCACAAGATCTAATTGATGCTTTTCTTAAGGAAGAAAAGGCTGATAAACGTTATGAAACCTTTTTAGAAATTGATGAGAATTTAAAAAAATACGATTCAGTTTACAAAAAAATTAACATTCTTTTGGGATATATTTCAGACCAAAGACAAGAATTAGTTAAAAGGAAAGGAGATGAAGAAAAAAAACTTCAAGGAGAAATCGATTTTGATCAAGAATTTAAAAAGTTTGATGAGATTAATGAAGTAATTAGATCGCTCAAGAAAGAAAGTGAGAATTTAGATATAATTGATCAAAACACATTTAATCAAAGCTCCTATGATAATTTATCTCGTAATATTGATGTTCGACTATTATTATTAAAAGATGATTTAGAAAAAAGTAAGTCACGAATAATTAATATTATACTAGCAAGAGATGGGGAAGAATCTGAAGATAATAAATTAAACGGTGGGGTTTTATCTTACCTTGACAATAAGAGTCGTATTGTAAAATTAGATGAGGAAATTAAAGAATTAGATAAGATAATAAAGTGGTTTAAAGACCAAGAAAAGGTTACTAATGAATTTAATGTTACCGAAGAGAATTTAAAAATTCAACAAAATAAATTGGAGCGTGCTCTCAATATTGAGAAGCAATTCGAAACATTTCTTAGTATACAAAAAGAAATAGATAATTTAGATAAAGATATCGTTGGGCTTAAAGACAATTTACTTACTTCCGAACGTGAGAAGTCTGATGCTGAAAAGGATAAAAATGATAAAGTTATAAAGTTTAACGATGTAAAGAAATCTCTTGAAAATAATCAATCTAAATTAAATAATATACCAACTCAAAAAAAACAGTTTGAATTAGCTTCTCAGACTATCGTTGATTCACAAAAGGTTATTGATGATTTAATAAAATCGATTACAACAGAAGAAAAGAAACAGAATGACTTAAAAATAATTTTGGATGAGTTTGGATATTATGAAAATAAGATCAACGATGATATTGAACTTTTGTTGGAATTTAAATTATTTGACGAGCATAAAGAATTAGTTACTCATTACATAAATGAGAAAAAAAATCTAGAAAAATTAAAGAAAGATATTCAGGAAATTCAATTTAAAATTGACAGTCAAAACCAGTTAAATAAAGAACTTAATGACTTTATAAATTCAGGATTGGAACTTGTAAACAAGTCAAAAAGTTCAGACTGTCCTTTATGTAACCATAAGTATGACACCTTTGAAAAACTATCTGAAAATATCTTATCTAATAAGTTATTAGATGGTCAGTTAAAAAGATATCTAGAACAAAAGGTTGAAATAGAGTGGAAAATCAATAATCTAGTAACAGAGCTGTCAGTTGCAAAAGAAAACATCGAGAATTTTCTTTCTTCAATTAAACAGCCCTATTTATCGAATTTTAGAAACGCACAAAATACAATAGGTAAATTAGATTCTGATAGAAAGATTTATTCAGAGAAATTGAATAGTAATCAATCGATCTTAAGTGGCATTAATTTATTATTAGAAGATTCAAAGACTTTTGATGAATTAGCAGCCAAAATACAAAATGATATAGCGAAAACGGATAATCAAATTGTCGAGTTATCTGGTGAAATTAAAAAAAATGATGAAATATTATTAGAGAAAGAAACATTAATTAAATCAACTACTGAGAAGCTAGAAATTTCAGAAAACAACCTATTAAAACATCAGTCTTCAAATGAACACAAGGATGTCCGAGAGTATTTTATTGGAGAATTGAACTCTAATAATATTGAAAAATCTAAACTATTAGAAAGCATATCCAATATTAACGCAACTCTCAATAACTTAACAGATAAAAAAGCGAGTTTTAAAAAATCTTTAGAAGAATTAATGCTAAAACTATCTAATCATACTTTATTGAAGGAAGAATACATTAAAAAAGCTCAAGAATTAGATGATGCAAAAAGGATAATATTGAGAGTTTACGAAAGTTATGAAAATTTTATTCTATCAGAATTTGGTATGAAAATAAGTGATAAAGATAAATCTCAAATTGAAGCAGCATTTTTAGATTTGATTGGAAAACAAAAGGAGGTTGAAATACAAGTTGAATATAAAATTGAAAAATATAAAATTCTAAAAATTTTGAATGATGCCTGTATAAAAGCTACTGAATCTAAAAGAGTAAAGGATGAAATTGATAGGATCAATTCGAGTCTTAAGGAGTTAGGTAGTGCTGATGAGGAACTAAATAATGAAAAAGAAACTCTAAAAACGTACCTGAAAGATACAATTGAAGCCTATTTTTATACAACTCTCATAAACGCTATTTATAGAAAAATTGATCCTCATCCCGACTACAAAGAAATTGAATTTGAATGTGATTTTGGAGAAATTAAACCTAGATTACAAATCTATACGAAAGATAGTAAAGGAATAAAAAGCATTCCCTCATTATATTTCAGTACAGCACAGGTGAATATTCTTAGTTTAAGTATATTTTTAACAAGAGCTTTAAAAACAACAGATAATGAAGGTAATTCTGTAGATTGTATTTTTATTGACGATCCAATTCAATCAATGGATAGTATTAATATTCTTTCATTTATAGATTTATTTCGCGGGATTACGTTGTCGCTAGATAAGCAATTAATTGTTTCTACCCATGAGGAAAATTTTCATCTTTTATTAAAAAAGAAAATTCCATCAGAATTATTTAAATCAAAGTTTTTAGAGTTTGAAACTTTTGGAAAACTAAAATCTTTTTGA
- a CDS encoding ABC-three component system protein gives MDENYLKRYTVILGGGSGVLFQPLDETKTYILSARHIFYKDVENDRGQKTNILTEKISFYFSYAQNDKKEIEIKIGENYFEHSDENIDAAILILNENLGLNQIFVDENCIAFNECLLCGYPNKINDNDNDKYSNHQINRKIDTTNNGYLRLETNFGNLNHEDIIGFSGGGILRLNNGVINIIGIQSSTITDYANGQIDIVPINKFIQIVEENNLSEMIPSFLKSFEFLKDKVFDISAGILDENISYTRKFLKDKTLEVINSDITPIFIKNLFKERLLINENSGVKLNDELIYVTWLEFLTLINIAKEIACSQNDLEGIFSMTRLLYKNTDDDWQSDNFLGDCLSSNYLGLNENGTVFIKTKSNPIAGNIAYYKLEKGSLVPRIDSFRKSHENGTLSVVNDVGRPIDDITDFIFDKYNFVHFEYLKKYMLIENSENFKTYKRSNEPELLIKLKEEYGKVFGI, from the coding sequence ATGGACGAAAACTATTTAAAAAGATATACAGTTATTTTAGGTGGTGGTAGTGGTGTTTTATTTCAACCTTTAGATGAAACAAAAACTTACATTCTTTCCGCAAGGCATATCTTTTATAAAGATGTAGAGAATGACAGAGGTCAGAAAACAAATATACTAACTGAAAAAATTAGTTTTTATTTCTCGTATGCTCAAAATGACAAAAAAGAAATAGAAATTAAAATAGGTGAAAATTATTTTGAGCACTCTGATGAAAATATAGATGCTGCTATTTTAATTTTAAATGAAAATTTGGGCTTAAATCAAATTTTTGTTGATGAAAATTGTATCGCATTTAATGAATGTTTGCTTTGTGGTTATCCTAACAAAATAAATGATAATGATAATGATAAGTACAGTAATCATCAAATTAATCGTAAAATCGATACAACCAATAACGGGTACTTAAGATTAGAGACCAACTTTGGAAATCTAAATCATGAAGATATTATTGGTTTTTCTGGTGGTGGAATTTTGAGATTAAATAATGGAGTGATTAATATCATTGGTATTCAATCATCTACAATTACAGATTATGCAAATGGTCAAATAGATATTGTTCCGATTAATAAGTTTATTCAAATAGTTGAGGAGAACAATTTGTCAGAAATGATCCCTTCATTTTTGAAAAGTTTTGAGTTCTTAAAGGATAAAGTTTTTGATATTTCTGCGGGCATCTTGGACGAAAATATTTCATACACAAGAAAGTTTCTGAAGGATAAAACGTTAGAGGTTATTAATAGTGATATTACTCCAATATTTATTAAAAATCTTTTTAAAGAGAGATTATTAATAAATGAAAATAGTGGTGTAAAACTCAATGATGAACTAATCTATGTTACTTGGTTAGAGTTTTTAACATTAATAAATATTGCAAAAGAAATAGCTTGTAGTCAAAATGATCTAGAAGGTATTTTTTCAATGACAAGACTATTGTATAAAAATACTGATGATGATTGGCAAAGCGATAATTTCTTAGGAGACTGTTTGTCATCAAACTACTTGGGATTAAATGAAAATGGAACAGTTTTTATAAAAACAAAAAGCAATCCAATTGCGGGGAATATAGCTTATTACAAATTGGAAAAAGGAAGTTTAGTGCCGAGAATTGATTCATTTAGAAAAAGTCATGAGAATGGAACTTTATCAGTTGTTAATGATGTTGGCAGACCAATAGATGATATTACTGATTTTATATTTGATAAGTACAATTTTGTACATTTTGAGTATTTAAAAAAATATATGCTCATTGAGAATAGTGAAAATTTCAAAACTTATAAGAGGTCAAATGAGCCTGAGCTATTAATTAAATTAAAAGAAGAATATGGAAAAGTATTTGGAATATAG
- a CDS encoding relaxase/mobilization nuclease domain-containing protein, translated as MQDEKGYELCRNGVCGEDSKEILQEMKIIQDLNQNAQNKTFSLVLSPEKSEGQKLSNKELREITRDFMKKLNIDPEKQQFIAFVHTEKSHKHIHIIANRVQDNGKLISDHFIGKKAQWAAHEVAKENGLISAKEIMINKLQTIEQGKDLDRAVKNEILKKHEFVMNQNPKSMELYTKKMAELGVKVTPTINKQGQIQGHRMMDLATRKDFKASEVNRNLGLKKIMENGIPFQDSNLSFTKPLEIVQNVALKISTKIIKEIVKKTVSQGIGY; from the coding sequence ATGCAAGATGAAAAGGGTTATGAACTTTGTCGAAATGGTGTCTGTGGCGAGGATTCTAAAGAAATTCTACAGGAAATGAAGATTATTCAGGATTTGAATCAGAATGCCCAAAATAAAACTTTTTCGCTGGTTCTCTCACCCGAAAAATCAGAAGGACAAAAACTTTCCAACAAGGAGCTACGTGAAATTACAAGAGATTTTATGAAAAAACTAAATATTGATCCGGAAAAGCAACAGTTTATCGCTTTTGTACATACCGAGAAATCTCATAAGCATATTCATATTATTGCAAATAGAGTTCAGGACAACGGCAAATTAATTTCGGATCATTTTATTGGTAAAAAAGCACAATGGGCTGCACATGAGGTTGCGAAAGAAAATGGATTGATCTCTGCTAAAGAGATCATGATTAATAAACTTCAAACTATTGAACAAGGAAAAGATTTAGATAGAGCAGTAAAAAATGAAATCTTAAAAAAGCATGAATTTGTAATGAATCAAAATCCAAAATCTATGGAATTATACACGAAAAAGATGGCGGAGCTCGGAGTGAAAGTTACTCCCACTATTAATAAACAGGGACAGATACAAGGACATCGTATGATGGATTTGGCGACTAGGAAAGATTTTAAAGCAAGTGAAGTAAATCGAAACTTGGGGTTGAAAAAAATAATGGAAAATGGTATTCCTTTTCAAGATTCTAATTTATCATTCACCAAGCCATTGGAGATTGTGCAAAATGTAGCATTAAAAATTTCAACAAAAATAATCAAGGAAATTGTAAAAAAGACAGTCTCTCAAGGGATAGGATATTAA
- a CDS encoding ComEC/Rec2 family competence protein encodes MKIKFLQAGNGDSFLISFLENDEPRNILIDGGIGNTYKSTANVKGDLHKIFEKIREEKQFIDLLVLTHFDDDHIGGILRWLNKDKEASSLIKKVWFNSGKEIAKKFESTENKDLDIQIVDGADHFHTSPKQGIKFENYLRNHNLWEGEIIEQASKYDLFGLKFKILSPNNEKLNDLLNLYEKQKDYFTSGDEYDFNTSLKDFIHEESEPNFKFKEDKSVANGSSIAFIMEYEDKSFLFLADAHPSVIIEGLNKFGYNKDNTLHVELMKVSHHGSMYNTNKELLEIVKTDNYLISSNATKHGLPNKRTIARIINNHPNAVIRFNYDLTDRVFLEEDWNDFSIFKAKVTNEFIYPWTKTI; translated from the coding sequence ATGAAAATAAAATTTTTACAAGCGGGAAATGGAGATTCATTTTTAATTTCATTTCTCGAAAATGATGAACCAAGAAATATTCTTATTGATGGAGGAATTGGCAATACTTATAAGAGTACAGCAAATGTAAAAGGAGATTTACATAAAATATTTGAAAAAATTCGTGAAGAAAAACAATTTATTGACCTTCTTGTTCTGACTCATTTTGATGACGATCATATTGGAGGAATCTTGAGATGGTTGAATAAAGATAAAGAAGCTTCGAGTCTTATTAAAAAGGTTTGGTTTAACTCAGGAAAAGAAATAGCTAAGAAGTTTGAAAGTACTGAAAACAAAGATTTAGATATTCAAATAGTTGATGGAGCAGACCATTTTCACACAAGTCCTAAACAAGGAATTAAATTTGAAAATTACCTTCGAAATCATAATTTATGGGAAGGCGAAATTATTGAACAAGCTTCAAAATACGATTTGTTTGGCTTAAAATTCAAAATTTTGTCGCCAAATAATGAGAAACTTAATGATCTGTTAAACCTTTATGAAAAACAAAAGGATTATTTTACAAGTGGTGATGAATATGATTTCAATACTTCTTTAAAGGATTTTATTCATGAAGAAAGCGAACCTAATTTCAAATTTAAAGAGGATAAAAGCGTAGCTAATGGAAGTTCTATTGCATTTATAATGGAATATGAAGACAAAAGTTTTCTTTTCTTAGCTGATGCTCATCCTTCAGTAATAATCGAAGGCTTGAACAAATTCGGTTACAATAAGGATAATACATTACATGTAGAGTTGATGAAGGTTTCTCATCACGGAAGTATGTACAATACCAACAAAGAACTTTTGGAAATTGTAAAAACGGATAATTATTTAATAAGTTCAAACGCAACTAAACACGGATTACCAAATAAAAGAACGATAGCTAGAATTATCAATAATCATCCTAATGCTGTAATACGCTTTAATTATGATTTAACAGATAGAGTTTTCTTAGAAGAAGATTGGAATGATTTCTCAATATTTAAAGCTAAAGTCACTAATGAATTTATTTATCCATGGACGAAAACTATTTAA